A window of Gambusia affinis linkage group LG03, SWU_Gaff_1.0, whole genome shotgun sequence contains these coding sequences:
- the LOC122828081 gene encoding SUN domain-containing protein 3-like: MKQIVRRSVRLVLNRYYGADGKPTISYKETRIRKWTYRRYYHTSKEETSSGNHISCSSSSCINRDLLMLTLKHCFISVIFLALFYGFTSILVPLMKPPVSSRPTINTFLVPGTEDQERQKQEMKDILADLQHKMDYLLPSADLLPNFALKSQGAKVLQWMPSAVHPGQIQRCSGFGFAPEQPSIHPDIVIQGRTRLHPGECWGFEGSQGHLVIALSHRAVISQVTLGHIPKMVSPTGNIWSAPKEFSVYGMREPEQEWTHLGTFIYEEDGDPLQTFELPSHEKVAFSSIKLQINNNWGHPEYTCLYNVRIHGEIA, from the exons ATGAAAC AAATCGTGAGAAGAAGTGTTCGACTTgtgttaaatagatattatggAGCGGATGGAAAACCAACGATCTCCTATAAAGAGACCAGGATCAG gaagtggacatACCGTCGGTATTACCACACATCAAAAGAAGAGACCTCTTCAGGAAACcacatcagctgcagcagcagcagctgcatcaATAGGGACCTATTGATGCTCACgctgaaacattgttttatcaGCGTCATATTTCTTGCCCTGTTTTACG GATTTACCAGCATTCTTGTTCCTTTGATGAAACCTCCGGTTTCTTCACGCCCCACCATAAACACA tttttggtCCCAGGAACTGAAGATcaggaaagacagaaacaggaaatgaaggaTATTCTGGCTGACCTGCAGCATAAGATGGACTACCTTCTTCCATCTGCAGATTTATTACCAAACTTTGCACTGAAATCACAAG GCGCAAAGGTTTTACAATGGATGCCATCGGCCGTACATCCTGGCCAAATACAGAGATGCAGTGGGTTTGGCTTTGCCCCAGAACAGCCATCGATCCACCCAGACATTGTTATTCAG GGGAGGACTCGCCTACACCCAGGAGAGTGCTGGGGATTTGAAGGTTCCCAGGGACATTTAGTCATCGCCCTGTCCCACAGAGCTGTCATTAGTCAAGTCACCTTGGGTCACATTCCTAAAATGGTGTCTCCAACTGGTAACATCTGGAGTGCTCCCAAggagttttctgtttat GGAATGAGGGAGCCTGAACAGGAATGGACTCACCTGGGAACTTTTATCTATGAGGAGGATGGAGATCCTCTTCAGACCTTTGAGCTACCG AGCCACGAAAAAGTGGCCTTTAGCTCCATAAAGCTTCAGATAAATAACAACTGGGGACATCCAGAGTACACCTGCCTCTACAACGTCCGAATCCATGGAGAGATCGCTTAA